One segment of Vibrio mimicus DNA contains the following:
- a CDS encoding imelysin family protein, with product MKKTLTLLALSLLTACQSASNPDHSSQAVFELEREYAETLAEQTGQLQQRVTQYCQAPNGDITPLKQQWQASMQAWMRLQGQQRGPSAALDLSWNMQFWPDKKDTTGHKMKQLLAKPQTWTADDIAKQSVAVQGLGALEWLIFDSKSALLTEPQQACPAAVAISHHVQRNAQNIAQAWQENPWQTLDEQAWRAEYIALLSNQLEFALSKLNRPLANIGQPRPYFSESWRSKTSLSNMRYNLLAIQALYHADGQGLDAMLREQGMVTTADRVSEQLAGIIETWPQQASLFDMLHTKAGYREVLVLRDKFEQLNYLLHDEVAVGLGVVIGFNATDGD from the coding sequence ATGAAAAAAACGCTGACTCTTTTGGCTCTGTCGTTACTGACCGCGTGTCAGAGTGCTTCAAATCCTGACCATTCCAGCCAAGCGGTGTTCGAGTTAGAACGTGAATATGCAGAAACTCTCGCTGAGCAGACCGGACAGTTGCAGCAGAGAGTGACTCAATATTGCCAAGCGCCGAATGGAGACATCACACCACTTAAACAGCAGTGGCAAGCCAGTATGCAAGCGTGGATGCGTTTGCAAGGCCAGCAGCGTGGCCCGAGTGCGGCGCTGGATCTGAGTTGGAATATGCAGTTTTGGCCAGATAAAAAGGACACCACTGGGCATAAGATGAAGCAGTTACTGGCTAAGCCTCAAACATGGACGGCGGATGACATTGCGAAACAGAGTGTCGCGGTACAAGGTCTTGGTGCATTGGAATGGCTGATCTTCGATAGCAAATCGGCTTTATTGACTGAGCCACAGCAAGCTTGTCCCGCGGCGGTTGCGATTAGCCACCATGTGCAGCGCAATGCGCAAAACATTGCTCAGGCTTGGCAAGAAAATCCGTGGCAAACGCTGGATGAACAAGCGTGGCGAGCCGAGTACATCGCTCTGCTTTCTAATCAACTTGAATTTGCTCTCTCTAAACTTAATCGACCACTGGCGAACATTGGTCAGCCACGGCCGTATTTTTCCGAATCATGGCGTTCTAAAACCTCGCTCAGTAATATGCGTTATAACTTGCTAGCGATTCAGGCGCTCTATCATGCCGATGGACAAGGGCTGGATGCCATGCTGCGCGAACAAGGTATGGTGACGACGGCAGATCGCGTCTCCGAACAGTTGGCGGGGATTATCGAAACATGGCCGCAACAAGCCAGCCTGTTTGACATGTTGCATACGAAAGCAGGGTATCGAGAGGTGTTAGTGCTGCGTGATAAGTTCGAGCAACTGAACTATTTGCTGCACGATGAAGTGGCAGTGGGGCTTGGCGTGGTGATTGGGTTTAATGCAACCGATGGTGACTAA
- a CDS encoding di-heme oxidoredictase family protein — translation MKSSLSLLLLGAVLSSSASAAEIKSGGDTSTTKEGANAFSMPATNLPITKRLDFSVGNSFFRNPWVPAPASTDARDGLGPLFNTNGCQNCHIKDGRGHPPEPNDTHAVSMLVRLSIPAVTEQQKATYALNGVVPEPTYGGQLQDFALPDQKPEGRIHITYDEVVVTFADGTPVALRKPNLKILDLAYGDMHPDVQMSARVAPPMIGLGLLEGIADQTLLEWADPEDRDGDGISGRVNQVRDVRTGETAIGRFGWKAGQPNIMQQNAAAFNGDLGLTSHLFPQENCTEKQTLCRELPSGGSPEVSDNILDFVEFYAQHLAVPVRRNVQDPQVQLGEKLFAQAGCQSCHKTEVVTQENADRPALSKQRIQPYTDLLLHDMGEGLSDGRPEALASAREWRTAPLWGIGYTQEVNGHTYFLHDGRARNVMEAVLWHGGEAQASRDKVLQFDKAQREALIAFLNSL, via the coding sequence ATGAAGTCCTCTTTATCTCTGCTGTTGTTGGGTGCCGTATTGAGCAGTTCTGCCTCGGCTGCGGAGATTAAATCGGGTGGTGATACCAGTACCACCAAGGAAGGGGCGAACGCCTTTTCTATGCCAGCGACCAATTTACCGATTACCAAGCGCCTTGATTTTAGTGTGGGGAACAGTTTTTTCCGTAACCCTTGGGTACCCGCACCCGCTTCAACGGATGCTCGTGATGGTTTAGGGCCTTTGTTTAACACCAACGGCTGTCAAAATTGCCACATCAAAGATGGGCGCGGTCATCCGCCAGAGCCTAATGATACCCATGCGGTGTCCATGTTAGTGCGCTTGAGCATTCCGGCCGTGACTGAACAGCAGAAAGCGACTTATGCCCTCAATGGCGTTGTGCCTGAACCCACTTATGGTGGTCAGCTACAAGATTTTGCGCTGCCAGATCAAAAGCCCGAAGGGCGCATTCACATCACTTATGATGAAGTGGTGGTCACTTTCGCTGACGGTACGCCAGTCGCCTTACGTAAACCGAATTTGAAAATCTTGGATCTCGCTTATGGCGACATGCATCCGGATGTACAAATGTCGGCACGGGTCGCACCACCAATGATTGGACTTGGACTTTTGGAAGGGATTGCAGACCAAACCTTACTGGAGTGGGCAGATCCAGAAGATCGCGATGGTGATGGCATTTCTGGACGAGTCAACCAAGTCCGTGATGTACGAACCGGTGAAACTGCGATTGGCCGCTTTGGTTGGAAAGCCGGGCAGCCCAACATCATGCAGCAAAATGCGGCCGCCTTTAATGGCGATCTGGGTTTAACCAGCCACCTGTTTCCACAAGAAAACTGCACGGAAAAACAGACGCTATGCCGCGAGCTACCGAGTGGTGGTTCACCAGAGGTCAGCGACAATATTTTGGATTTTGTCGAGTTCTATGCTCAGCACTTAGCGGTTCCCGTGCGTCGCAACGTGCAAGATCCTCAGGTGCAATTGGGTGAAAAACTGTTTGCCCAAGCGGGCTGCCAGTCTTGCCATAAAACAGAAGTCGTAACTCAGGAAAATGCCGATCGCCCTGCACTTTCCAAGCAGCGTATCCAGCCTTACACGGATCTGCTGTTGCACGATATGGGCGAAGGCTTGAGTGATGGTCGCCCGGAAGCGTTAGCATCCGCACGTGAGTGGCGTACTGCACCTTTGTGGGGAATTGGTTATACCCAAGAGGTGAATGGACACACTTATTTCTTGCATGATGGTCGAGCACGCAACGTGATGGAAGCGGTACTGTGGCACGGTGGTGAAGCGCAAGCGAGTCGCGACAAAGTACTGCAATTTGATAAAGCACAGCGTGAAGCGCTGATTGCCTTTTTGAATTCGCTTTAG
- a CDS encoding imelysin family protein yields MKVKSILTSAILASLTLSASASFAAAPTQAQVVEHYANIAHAVYADSRLTAQQLQKSIDRFLQTPTAKGLEEVKQAWLAARVPYQQSEVFRFGNTIVDDWEGQLNAWPLDEGLIDYVSGSYQYELGNEGANANIIANTSLTIGANKVDVKEITPELLASLNEIGGSEANVASGYHAIEFLLWGQDLNGTKAGAGARTYTDYLQGKECTNGNCDRRAQYLKAAAQLLVTDLEWMEKQWANGEKGNYRQQLLNESSENGLRKMLFGMGSLSLGELAGERMKVALEANSTEDEHDCFSDNTHNSHYYNEQGIYNIFTGTYIRADGSELKGPSLYELVAEKDASAAKEILQQFETARTQVGELVTSAEKNNQHFDQLIAADNTAGHAIINQAIMALVVQTGSIERAAGIIGIDNLNPDTADHEF; encoded by the coding sequence ATGAAAGTTAAGTCTATTCTCACTTCTGCCATTTTAGCTTCGCTGACGCTGAGTGCTTCAGCCAGCTTTGCAGCAGCACCAACTCAAGCTCAAGTGGTTGAACATTACGCCAACATTGCACATGCCGTTTATGCGGATTCTCGTCTTACCGCTCAGCAGCTGCAAAAATCGATTGATCGTTTCTTGCAAACGCCAACAGCGAAAGGCCTAGAAGAGGTAAAACAAGCGTGGTTGGCTGCTCGTGTTCCTTATCAACAATCTGAAGTTTTCCGTTTTGGTAACACGATCGTCGATGACTGGGAAGGCCAATTGAATGCTTGGCCATTGGATGAAGGTTTGATCGATTATGTATCAGGCAGCTATCAGTATGAGCTGGGCAATGAAGGCGCCAATGCCAACATTATTGCCAACACATCATTGACGATTGGTGCTAATAAGGTCGATGTAAAAGAAATTACTCCTGAACTGCTGGCGAGCCTTAATGAAATCGGTGGTTCTGAGGCGAATGTGGCGTCAGGCTATCATGCGATTGAATTCTTGCTGTGGGGGCAAGATTTGAATGGCACTAAGGCGGGAGCAGGTGCGCGTACTTATACCGATTATCTGCAAGGTAAAGAGTGTACCAACGGCAATTGTGATCGCCGAGCGCAATACCTCAAAGCCGCCGCACAACTTTTGGTGACGGATCTTGAGTGGATGGAAAAACAGTGGGCAAACGGGGAGAAAGGTAACTATCGTCAGCAACTGTTGAACGAATCCAGTGAAAATGGCTTGCGTAAGATGTTGTTTGGTATGGGTTCTCTTTCTCTGGGTGAGCTAGCGGGTGAGCGTATGAAAGTCGCGCTTGAAGCGAATTCAACCGAAGATGAGCACGACTGTTTCTCGGACAACACCCATAACTCGCACTACTACAACGAGCAAGGCATCTACAATATCTTTACTGGCACCTACATTCGTGCGGATGGTTCTGAGCTGAAAGGCCCAAGTCTGTATGAGTTAGTCGCAGAAAAAGATGCCAGTGCGGCAAAAGAGATCCTGCAACAGTTTGAAACTGCCAGAACCCAAGTCGGTGAGTTAGTCACGTCAGCAGAGAAGAATAATCAACATTTCGATCAGCTCATCGCAGCCGATAACACTGCCGGTCACGCAATCATCAATCAAGCCATCATGGCACTTGTGGTTCAAACAGGCTCTATTGAGCGTGCAGCAGGCATTATTGGCATTGATAACCTAAACCCAGATACGGCGGATCACGAGTTTTAA
- a CDS encoding GTP cyclohydrolase II, translating into MQMLRNVHPVTKIQVSANMAEVRARVDFKVGAKSNIDAEILSFHGLQSDKEHVAVIFKSADTTQEAPLVRMHSECLTGDVFHSSRCDCGEQLEETITRMGESGGIILYLRQEGRGIGLYNKIDAYRLQSQGMNTYEANNHLGFGDDLRDFTEAAQMLQALGINKIRLVTNNPKKIRELKEHGIEIVEVVHTSAHIKAGNESYLKAKVSHGKHQLKL; encoded by the coding sequence ATGCAAATGTTGAGAAACGTGCATCCCGTTACCAAGATTCAAGTGAGTGCAAATATGGCGGAAGTAAGAGCCAGAGTCGATTTCAAAGTCGGAGCCAAAAGTAATATTGACGCAGAAATCCTGTCATTTCATGGACTGCAATCTGATAAAGAGCATGTTGCGGTCATTTTCAAATCAGCGGATACCACCCAAGAAGCCCCTTTAGTGCGTATGCACTCTGAGTGTTTAACGGGCGACGTTTTCCATTCTTCTCGTTGTGATTGTGGGGAACAGTTGGAAGAAACCATTACCAGAATGGGTGAGTCAGGCGGCATTATCCTGTATTTGCGCCAAGAAGGGCGTGGCATTGGTTTATACAACAAGATTGATGCTTATCGTCTACAAAGTCAGGGTATGAACACCTATGAAGCCAACAATCACCTCGGTTTTGGTGATGATCTGCGCGATTTCACTGAAGCTGCACAAATGTTGCAAGCGTTGGGTATCAATAAAATCCGTCTTGTGACGAACAACCCTAAAAAAATCCGTGAGTTGAAAGAACACGGTATTGAAATTGTTGAGGTTGTGCATACCTCAGCTCACATCAAAGCGGGTAATGAAAGTTACTTGAAAGCCAAAGTTTCCCACGGCAAACATCAATTAAAGCTGTAA
- a CDS encoding sugar efflux transporter, whose amino-acid sequence MYRDKTALLFIMSTLVTGLCGAFFYPLSSLFIVEALGASPMQLSLYMVMAVVSSVIVSQWLARQSDRHWQRKTILLVALLCYLITVVSFMFIRSYSLAILVVVLFASVSGASFGQLFALGREYADRHLTDKTTFLSTMRAGIAIAWVFGPPAAFMLKASFGFSAAFAVSAAIVSLAIVLIARYLPAGQKTAVVQPDGTQANLRKYSARKRALIVLYCVTLVCTFGANNLYITSMPLYLSRELMVPEHWLGLLFGTAALCEIPVMLMAGKLAQRWGTNKLLMLGIACGILFYGVMLTHAGFIAMIAAQVLNGFFIGVCATLGMVVLQDMMQDRLGTASTLFSSMLSISTLVASLSVGVVGEFYNYFSTLYVSLTGAFSALLLLMLFSQLQRKVTQAELAQSAVSVN is encoded by the coding sequence ATGTATCGAGACAAAACCGCCTTACTTTTTATTATGTCGACACTGGTAACAGGTCTGTGCGGGGCTTTTTTCTATCCACTCTCTAGCTTGTTTATTGTTGAGGCGCTCGGTGCCTCACCGATGCAACTGAGCCTGTATATGGTCATGGCCGTGGTCAGTTCAGTCATCGTATCGCAGTGGTTGGCGCGTCAATCTGATCGCCACTGGCAGCGCAAAACCATTTTATTGGTCGCATTGCTCTGCTATTTGATCACTGTGGTCAGCTTTATGTTTATCCGCAGCTACAGCCTCGCCATTTTGGTGGTAGTGTTGTTTGCCAGCGTAAGCGGCGCGTCATTTGGTCAGCTTTTCGCACTTGGCCGCGAATACGCCGATCGCCATCTAACCGACAAAACCACGTTTCTCTCCACCATGCGTGCAGGAATTGCGATTGCTTGGGTATTTGGCCCACCAGCGGCGTTTATGCTCAAAGCCAGTTTTGGCTTTAGTGCTGCCTTTGCAGTTTCTGCGGCGATTGTTTCCTTAGCGATTGTGTTGATTGCCCGCTATTTGCCTGCAGGGCAAAAAACAGCAGTGGTTCAACCGGATGGTACCCAAGCGAATTTAAGAAAATACTCGGCACGTAAGCGTGCGTTGATTGTGCTGTACTGCGTGACTTTGGTCTGTACATTTGGCGCAAATAACCTCTACATCACCAGTATGCCGCTCTATTTATCTCGCGAATTGATGGTGCCTGAACACTGGTTAGGCTTGCTGTTTGGTACGGCGGCGTTGTGTGAAATTCCCGTAATGTTAATGGCAGGAAAACTGGCTCAGCGCTGGGGAACCAACAAATTACTCATGCTTGGGATCGCCTGCGGCATTTTGTTTTACGGTGTTATGCTCACTCATGCTGGGTTCATCGCCATGATAGCGGCACAAGTTCTGAATGGCTTTTTTATTGGCGTATGTGCAACGTTAGGCATGGTGGTTCTGCAAGACATGATGCAAGACCGACTGGGTACTGCATCAACCCTGTTTTCGAGCATGCTCAGTATCAGCACCTTAGTGGCGAGCTTGTCAGTCGGCGTAGTGGGCGAATTTTATAACTACTTCAGCACCTTGTATGTCTCTTTAACTGGGGCGTTTAGCGCACTGCTTTTATTGATGTTGTTTAGTCAATTACAGCGCAAAGTGACACAGGCGGAATTGGCTCAGAGTGCGGTATCAGTCAATTAG
- a CDS encoding helix-turn-helix domain-containing protein, protein MRPLIENVMSGISQDWVLREFHSNTHKEEFSCPWHYHTEYELVLYQNPDHRFVGNYFAGDAIGGVEHNTLLLYGPGLPHMIAGRQHLNQSKTLHSTIIWFKQEWLDKLQSVLPQAQALKRLQQNAAYGLHLSEQTAIQVAHLLENLEQQAHSYQSLRVIESLLLMADDPQAQRLSVAPYLMTPLTSNSDTHKKIQLAKQYVEQHYAQAIKITDLCHHLHLSESSAYRLFEKHYGMSFSEHLKQFRIGKACELLASSALPIALIAEQTGFGNLSNFNRQFKTLKAMTPREFRQRFQAVSG, encoded by the coding sequence ATGCGGCCTTTAATTGAAAATGTGATGAGTGGCATCAGTCAGGATTGGGTACTGCGTGAGTTCCACAGTAACACTCATAAAGAAGAGTTTTCCTGTCCTTGGCACTATCACACTGAGTATGAACTGGTGCTCTACCAGAACCCCGACCACCGTTTTGTCGGTAACTATTTTGCGGGCGATGCGATTGGTGGGGTTGAACACAATACACTCTTGCTCTATGGCCCCGGCTTGCCGCATATGATTGCTGGCCGACAGCACTTGAATCAATCCAAAACCCTGCACTCTACGATTATCTGGTTTAAGCAAGAGTGGCTAGATAAATTGCAAAGCGTGTTACCGCAGGCTCAAGCTTTAAAACGCTTACAGCAAAATGCCGCTTATGGTTTACACCTGAGCGAGCAGACCGCGATTCAAGTCGCCCATTTACTGGAAAATCTTGAGCAGCAAGCTCACAGTTACCAGAGCTTACGCGTGATTGAATCTCTGCTGTTGATGGCGGACGATCCGCAAGCGCAGCGCCTATCCGTTGCGCCATATTTAATGACGCCACTCACCAGTAACAGCGACACGCACAAGAAAATTCAGCTGGCGAAACAGTATGTGGAGCAGCACTACGCGCAAGCGATCAAAATCACCGACTTGTGCCATCACTTACATTTGAGTGAGAGCTCGGCGTATCGCTTATTTGAAAAGCATTATGGGATGAGTTTCTCGGAGCATTTAAAGCAGTTTCGGATCGGCAAAGCGTGTGAGCTTTTGGCAAGTTCTGCGCTGCCGATTGCACTTATTGCCGAGCAAACTGGGTTTGGAAATTTATCGAACTTTAACCGCCAATTTAAAACCCTCAAAGCCATGACTCCGAGGGAATTTCGCCAGCGATTTCAAGCAGTGAGTGGGTAG
- a CDS encoding rhodanese-related sulfurtransferase: MSQYVVCALYKFVELNHYQELRAPLLALMEENHIRGTLLLAQEGINGTVASSRQGIDALLAWLDDEPSLKGTVYKESFASEPPFNRTKVKLKKEIVTMGVEGIDPRHVVGTYVKPQDWNALISDPEVLVVDTRNDYEVQLGTFKNALNPKTETFREFPHYVQENLDPQKHKKVAMFCTGGIRCEKSTAYLKEQGFDEVYHLEGGILKYLEEVPQEQSLWEGDCYVFDGRVAVGHGLAESDYQICNACRLPITEEDKQSEQYEQGVSCPRCFGSHTKEQLERFREREKQVQLAKLRGESHIGEESAHVIEARRAEKLARKAAQRGQKG, from the coding sequence ATGAGTCAATATGTTGTCTGTGCGCTCTACAAGTTTGTTGAGCTCAATCATTACCAAGAGCTGAGAGCGCCGCTGCTGGCACTGATGGAAGAGAACCACATTCGCGGCACATTATTGCTGGCGCAAGAAGGCATTAACGGCACGGTCGCTTCTTCTCGCCAAGGGATTGATGCGCTGTTGGCGTGGTTGGATGACGAACCAAGTTTAAAAGGCACTGTGTATAAAGAGTCTTTTGCCTCTGAGCCACCGTTTAACCGCACTAAGGTCAAACTCAAGAAGGAGATTGTGACCATGGGCGTAGAAGGCATCGATCCACGTCATGTGGTGGGCACTTACGTGAAACCGCAAGATTGGAACGCGCTGATCTCTGATCCAGAAGTGTTGGTGGTGGATACGCGTAACGACTACGAAGTGCAGCTCGGTACGTTTAAAAACGCGCTCAACCCAAAAACTGAGACGTTTCGCGAGTTTCCGCACTATGTGCAGGAAAACCTCGATCCGCAAAAACACAAGAAAGTCGCCATGTTCTGTACCGGCGGGATCCGCTGTGAAAAATCTACTGCTTATTTGAAAGAGCAAGGTTTTGATGAGGTGTATCACCTTGAAGGTGGTATTTTGAAATATCTTGAAGAAGTGCCTCAAGAGCAAAGCCTGTGGGAAGGCGATTGCTATGTATTCGATGGACGCGTTGCGGTAGGGCATGGCCTTGCAGAAAGTGACTATCAAATCTGTAATGCTTGCCGTCTACCGATTACAGAGGAAGACAAGCAAAGCGAGCAATACGAACAAGGCGTCAGCTGTCCGCGTTGCTTTGGGTCACACACGAAAGAGCAGTTAGAGCGTTTCCGTGAACGTGAGAAGCAAGTCCAATTGGCGAAACTGCGCGGTGAAAGCCATATCGGCGAAGAGAGTGCGCACGTCATTGAAGCTCGTCGCGCTGAAAAACTGGCACGCAAAGCGGCGCAGCGTGGTCAGAAAGGTTAA
- the cspE gene encoding transcription antiterminator/RNA stability regulator CspE, producing the protein MSNKTTGLVKWFNETKGFGFITPDNGGADLFVHFKSIVSDGFKTLSEGQKVAFNVEQGNKGPQAANVTLL; encoded by the coding sequence ATGTCTAACAAAACAACTGGCCTAGTAAAATGGTTCAACGAAACTAAAGGTTTTGGATTTATCACTCCTGACAACGGTGGTGCTGATCTATTCGTTCACTTCAAATCTATTGTTAGTGACGGTTTTAAAACATTATCTGAAGGCCAAAAAGTTGCTTTCAACGTAGAACAAGGTAATAAAGGCCCACAAGCTGCTAACGTTACTTTGCTATAA
- the nrfF gene encoding heme lyase NrfEFG subunit NrfF, translating to MLLRLVFFVFFTISPLQSWASVPFSSSESVNAVEFFEFESTEQQRMATELAKSLRCPQCQNQNLIESNSPIAKDLRFKVFVMVKEGKSEQEIVDYMVERFGDFVLYQPPFKAQTWLLWLTPVVILSLFLIYAARTVRRK from the coding sequence TTGTTACTCCGATTAGTTTTTTTTGTCTTTTTCACTATATCGCCACTGCAAAGTTGGGCGAGTGTTCCTTTCTCAAGCTCAGAAAGCGTCAACGCCGTCGAGTTTTTTGAGTTTGAGTCTACTGAGCAGCAGCGTATGGCAACTGAGTTGGCGAAATCATTACGTTGCCCACAGTGCCAAAACCAGAATTTGATTGAATCAAATTCACCGATCGCCAAAGATTTGCGCTTTAAAGTGTTTGTGATGGTGAAAGAGGGGAAAAGCGAGCAAGAGATTGTCGATTACATGGTTGAACGCTTCGGTGATTTTGTGTTGTACCAACCGCCATTTAAAGCCCAAACTTGGCTGCTGTGGTTGACCCCTGTGGTTATTCTGAGCCTATTTTTGATCTACGCCGCCCGAACGGTGCGGCGTAAATAG
- a CDS encoding DsbE family thiol:disulfide interchange protein — MLKANVIRLLSVALVIGGVLAAIGLGLENKNTNKVEASVVKQLPAFDAPDLLDPNLRVTQQDFLISDYKLLNVWASWCGICLSEHEFLNTLAQQGVPIYGLNYRDESRAATRYLQQHGNPFVKVAQDPQGSVALDLGVIGTPETYLINSAGGIVFKYSGQLTQEKWQRYFQAYFKQER; from the coding sequence GTGTTGAAAGCCAACGTTATACGCTTGCTTAGTGTGGCCTTAGTGATTGGTGGCGTGCTTGCCGCGATTGGCTTGGGGTTGGAAAATAAAAATACCAACAAGGTAGAAGCGAGTGTGGTCAAACAGTTACCTGCATTTGATGCCCCAGATTTACTCGACCCAAACTTACGCGTAACGCAGCAAGATTTTCTCATTTCGGACTACAAACTTCTCAATGTGTGGGCTTCATGGTGTGGCATTTGTTTGAGTGAGCATGAATTTTTAAACACCTTAGCCCAGCAAGGTGTTCCCATTTACGGCTTAAATTATCGGGATGAATCCCGAGCCGCGACTCGCTATTTGCAGCAGCACGGCAACCCGTTTGTGAAAGTGGCTCAAGATCCACAAGGTTCAGTAGCGTTAGATCTTGGTGTGATAGGCACACCGGAGACGTATTTGATCAACTCGGCAGGGGGGATTGTTTTTAAATATTCAGGGCAATTGACCCAAGAAAAATGGCAACGCTATTTTCAGGCATACTTTAAACAGGAGCGTTAA
- a CDS encoding heme lyase CcmF/NrfE family subunit → MSDLGLFLLILVAVLSTAMSLWGLSRFRSLSSHPLSFESQQTLLIKTCRLVFLCAWSALVLLAYAFISDNFALHYVSSHSNSALPVFYKVAAVWGGHEGSMLFWVMTLAGWSAVISYQRCYPQFYQFKVLTLMNALVAMFAWFTLFTSNPFELNTVLPSEGRDLNPMLQDVALIFHPPLLYLGYVGYSTVLAFALAALLEKEIPSQWVEWCQPWAMGAWLFLTLGIGLGSWWAYYELGWGGWWFWDPVENASLLPWLTGTALCHTLLANRYHGVLQRWCYVLALMTFSLSIIGTFIVRSGVLTSVHAFAVDPDKGIALLGILALVLLVGLGSFVLRLDEIRSAPLTHWWSAPFLMLIATGLLAIAAFTVGMGTFYPMLYTLFGFGNISVGAPYFNAMILPFVLLGMLALGTVPLVKRKNRRQTVLGLALLSTLLGTTLYRLQVDNPVLWVQLFWILGCWVASTHLLCLLEKRTRAIPMAMAHLGLALLAVGAAMNAEHSQEIAKKMAPGDTLTFMQWQVTYQDMNWAIGPNYTLEKARFTWQKEGASSFIMEPERRHYPVRVMNMSEPALHGLWNGDLYVTLGSKFGEQSHSVKSYAVKLQFKAYMAWIWLAALMFVLGSALALVNRWQETRVQGVESQRYTLA, encoded by the coding sequence ATGAGTGACTTAGGGTTGTTTTTACTCATTCTGGTCGCCGTGTTAAGCACGGCGATGAGCCTTTGGGGGCTAAGTCGCTTTCGCTCTCTTTCCTCACATCCATTGAGTTTTGAGTCACAGCAAACACTACTCATCAAAACCTGCCGACTGGTGTTCCTTTGCGCTTGGTCGGCCTTGGTGTTGTTGGCGTATGCGTTCATCAGTGACAATTTTGCGCTGCATTATGTTTCATCCCACTCCAATTCTGCTCTGCCCGTGTTTTACAAAGTGGCGGCGGTGTGGGGCGGGCATGAAGGATCGATGCTGTTTTGGGTAATGACACTGGCAGGATGGTCTGCCGTGATCTCCTATCAGCGTTGTTACCCGCAATTTTATCAATTCAAAGTGCTGACCTTGATGAATGCGCTGGTTGCCATGTTCGCGTGGTTTACCTTGTTTACTTCCAACCCCTTTGAATTAAACACGGTCTTGCCGAGCGAGGGGAGAGATTTAAACCCGATGCTGCAAGATGTCGCGCTGATTTTCCATCCTCCTTTGCTGTATCTCGGCTATGTAGGTTACTCCACAGTGTTGGCGTTTGCTCTGGCCGCGTTATTGGAAAAAGAGATCCCTAGCCAGTGGGTGGAATGGTGCCAGCCGTGGGCAATGGGCGCGTGGCTGTTTTTAACTTTAGGCATCGGGCTAGGTTCATGGTGGGCGTATTACGAACTAGGCTGGGGCGGTTGGTGGTTCTGGGATCCCGTTGAAAACGCCTCTTTACTGCCTTGGCTGACCGGAACGGCGCTGTGTCACACTTTATTGGCTAACCGATACCACGGTGTATTGCAGCGTTGGTGTTATGTGCTGGCACTGATGACGTTCAGTTTAAGCATCATAGGCACGTTTATTGTGCGCTCTGGTGTACTGACTTCCGTACATGCGTTTGCGGTTGACCCCGATAAAGGTATTGCGTTGCTTGGCATTCTTGCTTTGGTGCTGCTTGTGGGCTTGGGTAGTTTTGTCCTGCGTTTAGACGAGATTCGCTCAGCGCCTCTTACTCACTGGTGGAGTGCGCCATTTTTAATGTTGATCGCGACAGGGTTATTGGCCATCGCCGCATTTACCGTGGGCATGGGTACTTTTTACCCCATGCTGTACACCTTGTTCGGGTTTGGCAACATTTCAGTCGGTGCGCCGTATTTCAACGCCATGATTTTGCCTTTTGTCCTCTTGGGCATGTTGGCATTAGGCACAGTTCCGCTAGTCAAACGCAAGAACCGACGACAAACCGTGCTAGGGCTAGCGCTTCTTTCTACACTGCTGGGAACCACGCTGTATCGCCTGCAAGTCGATAACCCTGTGTTGTGGGTGCAACTATTCTGGATTTTGGGATGTTGGGTTGCCAGTACACACTTGCTCTGTTTATTGGAGAAAAGAACGCGCGCGATCCCTATGGCTATGGCACATTTGGGTTTGGCATTGCTGGCCGTGGGCGCGGCGATGAATGCTGAACACTCTCAGGAAATCGCGAAAAAAATGGCACCGGGAGACACACTGACATTTATGCAGTGGCAGGTGACTTATCAGGACATGAACTGGGCGATAGGGCCGAACTACACGCTAGAGAAAGCACGATTTACATGGCAAAAAGAGGGCGCGAGTTCTTTTATCATGGAGCCTGAACGCCGCCATTATCCGGTACGAGTGATGAACATGAGCGAACCTGCTTTGCATGGACTGTGGAATGGGGATTTGTACGTCACGCTCGGCAGTAAGTTTGGCGAGCAGAGTCATTCCGTAAAGAGCTATGCCGTAAAGTTACAGTTCAAAGCCTATATGGCTTGGATATGGTTAGCGGCACTGATGTTTGTACTGGGCAGCGCGCTGGCGTTAGTGAACCGCTGGCAAGAGACGAGAGTGCAAGGTGTTGAAAGCCAACGTTATACGCTTGCTTAG